A stretch of the Thermus thermophilus genome encodes the following:
- a CDS encoding transposase, which translates to MRQDREHPLYHLDAETLLVAIYVWVDDELKALQAQGFKLPPKQKHQKATLAELLTLAIFVLLQGQDLAKGYLAAKTTLKAYFPSLPHLSRFYRVLQKAQGLLAHLAIRLSGGQGLLQVVDLKPIPLAHGHRIHGLDLPEAAVGVGPLGAFAGYVLMPVMNERGLFFRWAILPGNARETWGRDLLDGLPAVLGDRGFRWVQGVKTPPYRVRGGTVVETGWKEWMGRVRNWIETRFSVMVRSLGLHRIEARSYWGLVARVNLILLVHNLIRSRVLLRMAGVEL; encoded by the coding sequence ATGCGGCAAGATCGTGAGCACCCCCTTTACCATCTTGACGCAGAGACCCTTCTCGTGGCTATCTACGTCTGGGTAGATGACGAACTGAAAGCCCTGCAGGCCCAAGGATTCAAGCTCCCCCCAAAGCAAAAGCACCAGAAGGCCACCCTGGCCGAGCTCTTGACCCTCGCCATCTTCGTCCTGTTGCAAGGCCAGGACCTCGCCAAAGGCTACCTGGCCGCCAAGACCACCCTCAAGGCCTACTTCCCCTCCCTCCCCCACCTCTCCCGCTTCTACCGGGTCCTTCAGAAGGCTCAGGGGTTGTTGGCTCACCTGGCCATAAGGCTCTCCGGAGGGCAAGGTCTTCTGCAGGTGGTGGACCTCAAACCCATCCCCCTGGCCCACGGCCACCGGATTCACGGCTTGGACCTTCCTGAGGCCGCTGTGGGGGTGGGCCCCCTGGGGGCTTTCGCGGGCTACGTTCTCATGCCGGTGATGAACGAGCGCGGCCTCTTTTTTCGTTGGGCTATCCTCCCCGGGAATGCCCGGGAGACCTGGGGGAGGGACCTGCTGGACGGTCTGCCCGCGGTCTTGGGGGACCGGGGCTTTCGCTGGGTCCAGGGGGTCAAGACGCCACCCTATCGGGTCAGGGGAGGAACGGTGGTGGAGACGGGATGGAAAGAGTGGATGGGGAGGGTACGGAACTGGATTGAGACGCGGTTTAGCGTGATGGTGCGGTCTTTGGGGCTTCATCGGATAGAAGCGCGGTCCTACTGGGGGCTGGTGGCCCGGGTGAATCTCATCCTGCTCGTTCACAACCTCATACGTAGCCGGGTGCTTCTCAGGATGGCCGGGGTGGAGCTATGA
- a CDS encoding type III pantothenate kinase — MLLAVDIGNTSTALGLFSGEELIAHFRIHTDRMRMESEYRVILKNLFALEDLPPPKVALLSSVVPPVEREMKRAIERLFGVEARVVEAADTGLEVLIDNPREAGADRLVNAVGALAYPSPTGRYIVVDFGTATTFDLVEAPNRYLGGAIAIGPQTAADALAQRTAKLPRIDLTPPKGVVGKNTLEALRSGLVLGYAALVEGMVRRFKEEAGEALVIATGGFAETLRPLCPCFDVVDEDLTLKGLLRIHLGRG; from the coding sequence ATGCTCCTCGCGGTGGACATCGGCAACACCTCCACCGCCTTAGGGCTCTTCTCCGGGGAAGAACTCATCGCCCACTTCCGCATCCACACGGACCGGATGCGGATGGAAAGCGAGTACCGGGTCATCCTGAAAAACCTCTTCGCCCTGGAGGACCTCCCGCCCCCCAAGGTCGCCCTCCTCTCCAGCGTGGTCCCCCCCGTGGAGCGGGAGATGAAGCGGGCCATTGAAAGGCTCTTCGGGGTGGAGGCCCGGGTGGTGGAGGCGGCGGACACGGGCCTCGAGGTCCTCATAGACAACCCCAGGGAGGCCGGAGCCGACCGCCTGGTGAACGCCGTGGGCGCCCTGGCCTACCCGAGCCCCACGGGGCGCTACATCGTGGTGGACTTCGGCACCGCCACCACCTTTGACCTGGTGGAGGCGCCCAACCGCTACCTGGGCGGGGCCATCGCCATCGGCCCCCAGACCGCGGCGGACGCCCTGGCCCAACGGACCGCCAAGCTCCCCCGCATAGACCTCACCCCGCCCAAGGGCGTGGTGGGCAAGAACACCCTCGAGGCCCTCCGCTCCGGCCTCGTCCTGGGGTACGCCGCCCTGGTGGAGGGGATGGTGCGCCGCTTCAAGGAGGAGGCCGGGGAGGCCCTGGTGATCGCCACGGGGGGCTTCGCCGAGACCCTTAGGCCCCTCTGCCCCTGCTTTGACGTGGTGGACGAGGACCTCACCCTCAAGGGGCTCCTTCGCATCCACCTGGGGCGAGGGTGA
- a CDS encoding OsmC family protein yields the protein MTKKVVVHQIVGHRFLGVNEKGDKVMIDGDEPSTGPRPMELLLMALGACTAYDVVDIMRKKKQPLARYRVEVEGERAETHPKRYTRITVTHIASGPGVTLEALERAVHLSHTKYCSVSATLNAEITTRVVLEPWEGEEGEG from the coding sequence ATGACGAAGAAGGTCGTGGTCCACCAGATCGTGGGGCACCGCTTCCTGGGCGTGAACGAAAAGGGGGACAAGGTGATGATTGACGGGGACGAGCCCTCCACCGGGCCCCGCCCCATGGAACTCCTCCTCATGGCCCTCGGGGCCTGCACCGCCTACGACGTGGTGGACATCATGCGCAAGAAGAAGCAGCCCCTCGCCCGCTACCGGGTGGAGGTGGAGGGGGAAAGGGCCGAGACCCACCCCAAGCGCTACACCCGCATCACCGTGACCCACATCGCCTCGGGGCCGGGGGTGACCCTCGAGGCCCTGGAGCGGGCCGTCCACCTCTCCCACACCAAGTACTGCTCCGTCTCCGCCACCCTCAACGCCGAGATCACCACCCGGGTCGTCCTGGAGCCCTGGGAGGGGGAGGAAGGAGAGGGCTGA
- a CDS encoding N-acetylmuramoyl-L-alanine amidase family protein — protein MRFLLLFLWLWAWAWAFPRVGVHEGYTRVVFDLPSEEARYTLERRENLLVVVLLGLKAPPKEEVVNSKEVASVQTLPEGEGVRVLIRTQGPVEVTVSRYKAPERLVLDLSLAQKATAPPPPPKPKPPDPPKPVVLLDPGHGGVDPGMVGHVVEKEVVLDVALRLKRLLEKEGIEVRLTRDKDVHLSPDKREDLSRRAAMADSSRVNLFVSIHVNASPTHTAQGVEAYYFGRAQDPRVLAQVIRENGGGDLGRRLTEEAKSVAERILTDIVAQANQRYSQRLAETLGRKLSQATGSPYRGSFPGDFFVLRYAKVPAVLVEIGFGDHPAEGRRLAEAAYRERVAQGLAEGILAFLAQGAFAR, from the coding sequence ATGCGCTTCCTTCTCCTCTTCCTCTGGCTTTGGGCCTGGGCTTGGGCCTTTCCCCGGGTGGGGGTCCACGAGGGCTACACCCGGGTCGTCTTTGACCTGCCCTCGGAGGAGGCGCGCTACACCCTGGAACGGCGGGAGAACCTCCTTGTGGTGGTGCTCTTGGGCCTAAAGGCCCCGCCCAAGGAGGAGGTGGTGAACTCCAAGGAGGTGGCCTCGGTCCAAACCCTTCCGGAGGGGGAAGGGGTCCGGGTCCTCATTCGCACCCAGGGGCCGGTGGAGGTGACCGTCTCCCGCTACAAGGCCCCCGAGCGCCTGGTTTTGGACCTGAGCCTCGCGCAAAAGGCCACCGCCCCCCCTCCGCCGCCGAAGCCCAAGCCCCCCGACCCCCCTAAGCCCGTGGTCCTCCTGGACCCGGGGCACGGCGGGGTGGACCCGGGGATGGTGGGGCACGTGGTGGAAAAGGAAGTGGTCCTGGACGTGGCCCTCCGCCTCAAGCGCCTCCTGGAGAAGGAGGGGATTGAGGTCCGCCTTACCCGGGACAAGGACGTGCACCTCTCCCCCGACAAGCGGGAGGACCTTTCCCGGCGGGCGGCCATGGCGGACAGCTCCCGGGTGAACCTCTTCGTCTCCATCCACGTGAACGCCTCCCCCACCCACACCGCCCAAGGGGTGGAGGCCTACTACTTCGGCCGGGCCCAGGACCCGAGGGTCCTCGCCCAGGTGATCCGGGAAAACGGCGGCGGGGATCTGGGTCGGCGCCTCACCGAGGAGGCCAAGAGCGTGGCGGAGCGGATCCTCACGGACATCGTGGCCCAGGCGAACCAGCGCTACAGCCAGCGCCTGGCGGAAACCCTGGGCCGGAAGCTCTCCCAGGCCACGGGGAGCCCCTACCGGGGGAGTTTCCCCGGCGACTTCTTCGTCCTCCGCTACGCCAAGGTGCCGGCGGTCCTGGTGGAGATCGGTTTCGGGGACCACCCCGCCGAGGGGCGGAGGCTCGCCGAGGCGGCCTACCGGGAACGGGTGGCCCAGGGCCTGGCGGAGGGGATCCTCGCCTTCCTCGCCCAGGGGGCCTTTGCCCGCTAG
- a CDS encoding serine/threonine-protein kinase produces the protein MSLVGKTLSGRYQVVRPLARGALARVYLAFDPFGTPYALKLFPPKARPRRDRELWVGQRLAHPNLNPVLEALDLEEGPALLLAYAPGEELGRWMGKSPALSQAMRVFHQLLLALAHMHEKGLVHRDVKPENILVNAGEARLLDFDLSGPAQERFQKPLLLGTPAYLAPELLRGLPSGPEADVYAAGIILYWMLTGEHPFADPSGQVSLDPDRGPHPPVAGLGEEAALYLERLLAPDPKARFPTAQEALKAFPF, from the coding sequence GTGAGCCTGGTGGGCAAAACCCTCTCGGGCCGCTACCAGGTGGTGCGGCCCCTGGCCCGCGGAGCCCTGGCCCGGGTCTACCTGGCCTTTGACCCCTTCGGCACCCCCTACGCCCTCAAGCTCTTTCCCCCGAAGGCCCGCCCCCGCCGGGACCGGGAGCTTTGGGTGGGGCAAAGGCTCGCCCACCCCAACCTCAACCCCGTCCTCGAGGCCCTGGACCTGGAGGAAGGCCCCGCCCTCCTCCTGGCCTACGCCCCGGGGGAGGAGCTCGGCCGCTGGATGGGGAAAAGCCCCGCGCTTTCCCAGGCGATGAGGGTCTTCCACCAGCTCCTCCTCGCCCTCGCCCACATGCACGAAAAGGGCCTGGTCCACCGGGATGTGAAGCCCGAGAACATCCTGGTGAACGCCGGGGAGGCCCGCCTTCTGGACTTTGACCTCTCGGGCCCCGCCCAGGAGCGCTTCCAAAAGCCCCTTCTCCTGGGCACCCCCGCCTACCTCGCCCCCGAGCTCCTCCGGGGCCTGCCCTCGGGCCCCGAGGCCGACGTCTACGCCGCCGGGATCATCCTCTACTGGATGCTCACCGGGGAGCACCCCTTCGCCGACCCCTCGGGCCAGGTCTCCCTGGACCCCGACAGGGGACCCCATCCGCCCGTGGCCGGGCTCGGCGAGGAGGCCGCCCTTTACCTGGAACGCCTCCTCGCCCCCGACCCCAAGGCGCGCTTCCCCACGGCCCAGGAGGCCCTGAAGGCCTTCCCCTTTTAG
- a CDS encoding patatin-like phospholipase family protein encodes MRGLVLSGGGARGFAHIGALEVFVEAGLDFEVVAGASMGAIVGAFFAAGKSPQEILEIARNTPWLGILGFSWREALFSRGRLRRYLAEHLPQDFAHLKRKLVVTAVEVRSGRVVYLFQGDLVSAVLASAAHPLLLKPVRREGLLLFDGGVLDNLPVDAARFLGAEEVWAVDVTPERNVEKPPEGVLGLALRAVDLMQHHLTASRMALYAPEVYLRPELGEIAVQDFLRLEEAVEAGRKAAKRLLEGRVGEV; translated from the coding sequence ATGCGCGGCCTCGTGCTTTCCGGAGGCGGGGCGAGGGGGTTCGCCCACATCGGCGCCCTGGAGGTCTTCGTGGAAGCGGGGCTGGACTTTGAGGTGGTGGCCGGGGCGAGCATGGGGGCCATCGTGGGGGCGTTTTTCGCCGCGGGAAAAAGCCCTCAAGAGATCCTGGAGATCGCCCGGAACACCCCGTGGCTCGGGATCCTGGGCTTCTCCTGGCGGGAGGCCCTTTTCTCCCGGGGGCGGCTCAGGCGGTACCTCGCCGAGCACCTGCCCCAGGACTTCGCCCACCTCAAGCGCAAGCTCGTGGTTACGGCGGTGGAGGTGCGGAGCGGGCGGGTGGTCTACCTCTTCCAGGGCGACCTGGTGAGCGCGGTCTTGGCCTCGGCGGCCCACCCCCTCCTCCTGAAGCCCGTGCGGCGGGAGGGCCTCCTCCTCTTTGACGGCGGGGTCCTGGACAACCTGCCTGTGGACGCGGCCAGGTTCTTGGGGGCGGAGGAGGTCTGGGCCGTGGACGTGACCCCGGAGCGGAATGTGGAAAAGCCCCCCGAGGGGGTTTTGGGCCTCGCCCTCAGGGCGGTGGACCTGATGCAGCACCACCTCACGGCAAGCCGCATGGCCCTCTACGCCCCCGAGGTCTACCTGAGGCCCGAGCTCGGGGAGATCGCGGTGCAGGACTTCCTCCGCCTCGAGGAGGCGGTGGAGGCGGGCAGGAAGGCGGCCAAGCGCCTTTTGGAGGGTAGAGTGGGGGAGGTATGA
- the lepB gene encoding signal peptidase I, whose translation MKAFWDYLFKEWFRQVGEALLVAFLVTTFVFTTVGVVGQSMYPTLRNGERVLVPKWETWLVRLGFTEWRRGEIAILKPPEGTPFSTARFPVLGFSFRAFFIKRIVAVPGDEVYVDRGVVYVNGRPLAETHITDRITPWPDSFPGVCYEGGRLTRIITQQGDFPVDLLPAYLRPLKEMLLPPSRETLARSELGEVCEVGRIKLKPGYYFVMGDNRTLGGSEDSRTFGPIPVERIAGRASFVWWPVVVREEGGFRLNLRPLAIPPAYRLE comes from the coding sequence ATGAAGGCCTTTTGGGACTACCTGTTCAAGGAGTGGTTTCGCCAGGTGGGGGAGGCCCTCCTGGTGGCCTTCTTGGTCACCACCTTCGTCTTCACCACCGTGGGGGTGGTGGGGCAGAGCATGTACCCCACCTTGAGGAACGGCGAGCGGGTCCTGGTGCCCAAGTGGGAGACCTGGCTTGTCCGCCTGGGGTTCACGGAGTGGCGGCGGGGGGAGATCGCCATCCTCAAGCCCCCGGAGGGCACCCCCTTCTCCACGGCCCGCTTCCCCGTCCTGGGCTTCTCCTTCCGGGCCTTCTTCATCAAGCGCATCGTGGCCGTCCCCGGGGACGAGGTCTACGTGGACCGCGGGGTGGTTTACGTGAACGGGAGGCCCTTGGCGGAGACCCACATCACGGACCGGATCACCCCCTGGCCCGACTCCTTCCCCGGGGTGTGCTACGAGGGGGGGCGCCTCACCCGGATCATCACCCAGCAGGGGGATTTCCCGGTGGACCTCCTGCCCGCCTACCTCCGGCCCCTCAAGGAGATGCTCCTCCCCCCCTCGCGGGAGACCCTGGCCCGAAGCGAGCTCGGGGAGGTGTGCGAGGTGGGGCGGATCAAGCTGAAGCCGGGGTACTACTTCGTCATGGGGGACAACCGCACCCTAGGGGGTTCGGAGGACTCCCGCACCTTCGGCCCCATCCCCGTGGAAAGGATCGCGGGACGGGCGAGCTTCGTCTGGTGGCCCGTGGTGGTGCGGGAGGAGGGGGGCTTTAGGCTCAACCTCCGCCCCCTCGCCATCCCCCCCGCCTACCGCCTGGAGTGA
- a CDS encoding LutC/YkgG family protein, whose protein sequence is MDARTRILARVQRALRGRPKALLPEHPHTPLAEDPVDLLLRRLRENGAEAQRLPREEAKAFAQRLAEGLPGAAFGKTLPQDLRPPLPELPPEEAPLGVSWALFAVAETGSVALSSEDGRKAQLLPPTHLVLVEAKRVYGTLLEALQDLNELPAALGLHSGPSKSADIGQVMVKGVHGPGRLVVVVLE, encoded by the coding sequence ATGGACGCTAGAACCCGCATCCTCGCCCGGGTGCAACGGGCCCTGAGGGGGCGCCCCAAGGCCCTCCTCCCCGAGCACCCCCACACCCCCCTCGCCGAAGACCCCGTGGACCTCCTCCTGAGGCGCCTTCGGGAAAACGGGGCCGAGGCCCAAAGGCTTCCCCGGGAAGAGGCCAAAGCCTTCGCCCAACGCCTCGCCGAGGGGCTTCCCGGGGCCGCCTTCGGCAAGACCCTCCCCCAGGACCTCAGGCCCCCCCTCCCCGAGCTGCCCCCGGAGGAGGCCCCCTTGGGGGTCTCCTGGGCCCTCTTCGCCGTGGCGGAGACGGGGAGCGTGGCCCTCTCCAGCGAGGACGGCCGGAAGGCCCAGCTCCTCCCCCCCACCCACCTGGTCCTGGTGGAGGCGAAGAGGGTCTACGGGACCCTTCTGGAGGCCCTCCAGGACCTAAACGAGCTTCCCGCCGCCCTCGGCCTCCACTCCGGCCCCTCCAAGAGCGCCGACATCGGCCAGGTGATGGTCAAAGGGGTGCACGGGCCCGGGAGGCTCGTGGTGGTCGTCCTGGAGTGA
- a CDS encoding LutB/LldF family L-lactate oxidation iron-sulfur protein — MRAKAKLYPKEAARLLREKPGVREAVTGATLHFERNRLKAYAEVPIEEWRERAKAVKDHVLTHLDHYLELAERRLRENGVQVHWAETPEDAHRVLREVVHRRGVKRAVKAKSMLTEELGVNPLLESLGVEVYETDLGEYLIQLLGEPPSHIVGPAIHLSLGEIQKLFHARFGTPLDASPEALAQVARRVLREAFLSAELGLSGANFLVAETGTLALMENEGNIRLSTSLPKVHVAFVGIEKLLPRFADLALFLPLTARAATGQRLATFVSLIQGPAREGEEGPEEVHVVLVDHGRTALLHDLEAWETLRCLRCGACLNACPVYRQTGGHPYGYVYSGPIGAVLDPGLLGLEEAYPLPYASTLCGACYEACPVKIPIPRLLLTWRHRAAEEGLTPSWEHGAMRAFRKVMESPALYRLFSKGLRGLPLPQDLLPLLRAWTEGRGPLRPSPKPFHELWKEVADGR; from the coding sequence AAGGCTTTTAAGGGAGAAGCCCGGGGTGCGGGAGGCGGTCACCGGGGCCACCCTCCACTTTGAAAGGAACCGCCTCAAGGCCTACGCCGAGGTCCCCATTGAGGAGTGGCGGGAAAGGGCCAAGGCGGTGAAGGACCACGTCCTCACCCACCTGGACCACTACCTGGAGCTCGCCGAGAGGCGGCTTCGGGAAAACGGGGTGCAGGTGCACTGGGCCGAAACCCCGGAGGACGCCCATAGGGTCCTCCGGGAGGTGGTGCATAGGCGCGGGGTGAAGCGGGCGGTGAAGGCCAAGAGCATGCTCACCGAGGAGCTCGGGGTGAACCCCCTCCTGGAGTCCCTGGGGGTGGAGGTCTACGAGACGGACCTCGGGGAGTACCTGATTCAGCTTCTGGGCGAGCCCCCAAGCCACATCGTGGGCCCCGCCATCCACCTCTCCCTGGGAGAAATCCAAAAGCTCTTCCACGCCCGCTTCGGCACCCCCCTGGACGCCTCCCCGGAGGCCCTGGCCCAGGTGGCCCGAAGGGTGCTGAGGGAGGCCTTCCTTTCCGCCGAGCTCGGCCTAAGCGGGGCGAACTTCCTGGTGGCGGAGACGGGCACCCTGGCCCTGATGGAGAACGAGGGGAACATAAGGCTTTCCACCTCCTTGCCCAAGGTGCACGTGGCCTTCGTGGGGATAGAGAAGCTCCTTCCCCGCTTTGCCGACCTCGCCCTCTTCCTGCCCTTAACCGCCCGGGCGGCCACGGGGCAGCGCCTTGCCACCTTCGTCTCCCTCATCCAGGGCCCCGCCAGGGAGGGGGAGGAGGGCCCCGAGGAGGTCCACGTGGTCCTGGTGGACCACGGGCGCACCGCCCTCCTCCACGACCTCGAGGCCTGGGAGACCCTGAGGTGCCTCCGCTGCGGGGCCTGCCTCAACGCCTGCCCCGTCTACCGCCAGACCGGGGGGCACCCCTACGGCTACGTCTACTCCGGCCCCATCGGGGCGGTCCTGGACCCAGGGCTTCTCGGCCTGGAGGAGGCCTACCCCCTGCCTTACGCCTCCACCCTCTGCGGGGCCTGTTATGAAGCCTGCCCGGTGAAGATCCCCATCCCCAGGCTCCTCCTCACCTGGCGGCACCGGGCGGCGGAAGAGGGCCTCACCCCCTCGTGGGAACACGGGGCCATGCGGGCCTTCCGCAAGGTGATGGAAAGCCCCGCCCTCTACCGCCTCTTCTCCAAGGGCTTAAGGGGCCTTCCCCTCCCCCAGGACCTCCTCCCCCTCCTCAGGGCCTGGACGGAGGGAAGGGGCCCCTTAAGGCCAAGCCCCAAGCCCTTCCACGAGCTCTGGAAGGAGGTGGCGGATGGACGCTAG